The Candidatus Palauibacter australiensis genome includes a region encoding these proteins:
- a CDS encoding alpha/beta fold hydrolase — MNAVLPEGRRGTVAMPVEWSPELAAGIDARFRVRYELAGREGAPLLVAMGGISADRHVCANALDPAPGWWRQLVGPGLAIDTNRWRLLAIDFLGTPGTFAPTESADPSGGLLPDRLHLTPGDQADAVAVALRHLGVERAHRMLGASYGGMVALAMGIRHRAHLDGVVLIGAAHRGHPQAIGIHAVQRWIVEFALRHGRGSEGVALARALAFTTYKSAVGLDARFPHGWEWEDGAPVYAVGRYLEKQGREFAERFEAETYLTLSASVDLADLRPEELGVPAWLIGWEEDSLVPPWLLRETASRIGAPSHLRILNSDAGHDAFLLHAPDYEAALRESVLAREPRNLVGAAG; from the coding sequence TTGAACGCCGTACTGCCGGAAGGTCGAAGGGGCACCGTCGCGATGCCGGTGGAGTGGAGCCCGGAACTGGCGGCCGGGATCGACGCCCGCTTCCGGGTGCGCTACGAACTCGCCGGGCGCGAGGGCGCCCCGCTGCTCGTCGCGATGGGGGGTATCTCCGCCGACCGCCACGTCTGCGCCAACGCCCTGGACCCCGCGCCCGGATGGTGGAGGCAGTTGGTGGGCCCGGGCCTGGCGATCGACACGAACCGCTGGCGGCTGCTCGCGATCGACTTCCTCGGAACTCCGGGGACGTTCGCGCCGACCGAGTCAGCCGATCCTTCCGGGGGGTTGCTACCGGACCGGCTTCATCTCACGCCCGGAGACCAGGCGGACGCCGTAGCGGTGGCGCTGCGCCACCTCGGCGTCGAACGGGCCCACCGCATGCTGGGCGCCTCGTACGGCGGGATGGTCGCGCTGGCGATGGGGATCCGCCATCGCGCGCATCTCGACGGCGTCGTTCTGATCGGCGCGGCGCACCGCGGACATCCGCAGGCCATCGGAATCCACGCGGTGCAGCGCTGGATCGTCGAGTTCGCGCTCCGTCACGGCCGGGGGAGCGAAGGCGTGGCTCTCGCCAGGGCACTGGCGTTCACGACCTACAAGTCGGCGGTCGGGCTCGACGCCCGCTTCCCGCACGGCTGGGAGTGGGAGGATGGCGCCCCGGTCTACGCCGTCGGCCGCTACCTGGAGAAACAGGGCCGGGAGTTTGCCGAACGGTTCGAGGCGGAGACCTATCTGACGCTGTCCGCGTCGGTCGACCTGGCCGACCTGCGTCCGGAGGAACTCGGCGTCCCCGCCTGGCTCATCGGGTGGGAGGAGGACTCGCTGGTCCCGCCCTGGCTGCTCCGGGAGACCGCAAGCCGCATCGGTGCGCCTTCGCACTTGCGGATCCTGAACTCGGACGCGGGTCACGACGCCTTTCTGCTCCACGCGCCCGACTACGAGGCGGCCCTGAGGGAGAGTGTCCTCGCGAGGGAACCACGGAACCTGGTGGGCGCAGCCGGTTGA